In Desulfofustis limnaeus, the genomic stretch GTCCTCAGAACTGCTGATGCCGCTGTCCTTGGTTCGTCTCACCTATTTTGTGACCGCCTTGGATCACCTGCTCATCACCCCCGGGCTGCTTTTTCTGTTTTTGGCCATGCGCTGGTTTTATCGGGTCGAGGCAACTGCCGACAAAGGGGTGAGCCGATGAGAAGTCTGTCGCTGCTGCCGGCTATTGGCCTCGATATCGTCGGCTCCGCCGCCAATATCGTCTTTTCCTTTCTGGCGCTGCATTATGCCCGGATGCTTTCCCGTCGGCAGCCCGATAACTTTGTCTGGGGGTATCTGTTTTATGTGACCTTTGCCATTGCCGCCTTCACTATCTCTCGTGCCGTCGGGCATCTGGTCAAGCAGTTTCTCCTGATCGGCGGTGGCGATCGGATTTGGCACGCCTTGTCCCCTTTTTCCGGAGGTTTCAACACCCTGTTCATGATCTCGGTGGCGGCGGTGATGATCTTCTACCACAAAGGAGTGCAGGCCTACGAAGCGCTGGAACAGGAGGCGGGCAAGCTCAAGGATGCCAACAGCGACCTCGCCGCCGCCGCCAGTCAGCTGCGTGATCTGAATCAGAACCTGGAACACAAGGTGGAGGAACGAACCGAGGAATTGTCCCGCTCGGAACGTAAGTTCCGCCATCTGTTCACCGCTTCTAAGGACATGGTGTTTTTCTGTGAGGCTGGAGGACGGTTGGTGGACATGAACGATTCCGGTTTCGAGATGCTCGGCTATTCCCGTGATGATGCAAAGAGCTTGAGTCTAGCTGTGTTGTTCGCCGATGCCACCATGGTTGAAACGTACCACCGCCGGCTGGCACTGGACGGCTACATCAAGGATCTCAACGTGGAAATGAACCGCAAGGACGGCAGCGTCATTTCCGTTCTGCTCTCCGCGACCGCCTTACTTGAAGATAACGGCCGGATGTCCGGTTCGGAGGCGATCGCCAAGGACCTGACCAAGGTGAAGGTCATGCTCGAGCAGCTGGCTTCCAGTGAGAAGATGGCCTCGATCGGACAGATGGCGGCAGGCGTGGCCCACGAGATAAATACGCCGCTGGGTATTATTCTCGGTTATACCCAGCTGTTGATGGATGATTTCCCCGAGGGGAGCGAGCAGCACGAAAGTCTGCGGGTGATCGAGCGCCAGACGAGAGCGAGCCGAAAGATAGTTGCCGATCTGTTGAAGTTCTCCCGCCAGTCCGGTTCCACCCGGGAAGACCTCGATATCAACGAGATTCTTTCCGACGTGATGGCCGTTACCGAACATACTCTCAGCCTCAGCCATATTGACACCCATCTCGAACGCTATCCTGACGTGCCGCGGATCATCGGTGATGCGGAAAAGCTCCGGCAGGTATTCGTCAATCTGATCAACAACGCCCATCATGCCATGCAGGAGCAGGGCGGGCATCTGTTCCTCCGCAGTAGTTACGATCCGCAGCAGGAGATGGTCCGGGTCGAGGTTCGCGATACCGGTTGCGGTATCCCCGAGCGGCATCAGCCCCGGATCTTCGACCCGTTTTTCACCACCAAGCCGGTAGGGCAGGGAACCGGGCTCGGGCTTTCGGTCTCCTACGGGATCGTGCATGAACATGGCGGCACCATTAGCGTGCAGAGCCCGGTTGCGGATGGGCAGGGAACAACGGCGGCGGGGACCAGGTTCATCATCAGCCTGCCGGCAGCCGGTCCGCAGCAGGGAGCAGACCTCATCAAGAGTTAGACAGCGCATGAATTTCAACAAACGGAACTGATCATGGCAGAGATATTGGTATTGGACGACGTGCTCGACGCGACCGTCTTGGTCGGCAAGATCCTGACCAAGAAAGGGCATACGGTGCATACCTTCACCGAAGAGGAGGACGCATTGCGTCATGTGGAGCAGAACCGGGTCGACCTGGCCATCCTCGACATCAAACTGAAGAAGATGAGCGGGATCGAAGTCCTGGCGGAAATGAAGAAAAAGAACGCCGAGATGCGGGCGATCATGTTGACCGGTTATCCGACCGTGGAAACGGCTCGGGAGGCGATCAACCTCGGAGCTGAAGAATATTGCGTCAAGCCGATCGATCGTCTGGAACTGGAGGAAAAGGTCGAAAAGGTGCTCAAGAATGCAGCGCAGCCCGGCGGTCTTCGAGCCTGATCGGCTGGGCGACGGATCGATGCGGGGACAGATGAGGACAGTGACGGAATGAGCGATACCCCCCAGCAAGACCGGGATCGACGTTATCTGCTGGTTTTCCAGCAGGTGACGAAGCTGATTTCGATGGCTCACGATCCCCGGGCAGTGATGGAGACGATCGTCTCCATTCTGCCGGAACTGCTTGGCAGCGACGCCTGTACCATCCGGCTGCTCGACCCGGACACCGACGCCTTTGTGCTCGGTGCGGCAGCGGGTGTCTCGCGGGAATACCTGGATCGGCATGACGTGGACTCGGCCGAAACCATGGACCTGGTGTCGGCAGGAAGACCGGTGGCGACGGAGGATGTGGCGACCAGCCCGCACCGGCCGTTTCGCGAAGCTGCTCGTCGCGAGGGAGTTGTCTCGGTGTTGACCTTGCCCATCTCCTATCAGGGCAAGGTCACCGGAATCATGCGCTTGCTTACCCGCAATCGCCGCGTCTTTTCCGGAGAGGAGATCGATTTCGCGCATGCCCTGGCGGAACAGGTGGGAATTGCCCTGGCCAATGCCTCGATGTTCCGGCAACTCGAGCAGCAAGTTGATTTTCTCAAGGAGGTTCAGGCCATTTCTAAGATGGTCAACTCGACGCTGGATCTCGATTCGATCCTGCAGACGATTGTCGAGTTGCTGCCCCGCAGCCTTCGGGCCCAGGGCTGCACCATCAGGTTGCTGGCGCCGCAGAGTAGCCGGTTGGAATTGGCCGCTTCGTTTGGTTTGTCCAAGCGCTATTTGGAGCGGGGTGAGGTGGCCGGGGAGGAGAATACGGTTCGGGCCCTACAGGGCGAACCGGTGGCGATTGCCAACGTGGAACATGACAGCCGGGTCCTTTACCATGAACATATGCGCCGTGAAGGCATCAAATCGTTGCTGGCCGTACCGATCAAGGTGAGCCGGGAGGTGATCGGGGTCATCAGGATCTTGGCCCGGGAGCGGCGGACCTTCGGTGCCGCCGAGATCAACTTCGCTTCGGCGGTGGCCGAGGTCGGCGGGGCGGCCATCAAGAATGCCGCCACCTACCGGCAGATCACCCTGCTCTTCAACCAGATTGAAGAGCATGAGCAGTTTCTGGGCAACATCATCGATTGCATCCGCCCGCAGTTGCTGGTGGTCGACAAGAACGGGCATGTGGTCATGGCCAATAAGGCTTTTCTCGAGGCAAACGGTAAGAGCGAGGGGGAGGTGTTGGGCATGGCCTACGGTCAGGTCTGCCGGACCGAAGACGGTGAGGGGAGCTGTCCGGTGCCCCAGGTGCTCGTCACCGGTCAGATGGTCAGTGTCGTCCAATCGCAGGTGGAAGAGGATGGCCGGCATTGGTATGAGCGATCGGCGACGCCGATGCGCACGAACAGTGGTGAGGTCGAGTATGTGATCGAGGTGATCCGGGATCTGACCGCCCAACGTCGTCTCGAAGAGGAGCAGGCGGAGCGGAGCAAACTGGAAGGGGTGATCGAATTGGCCGGTACCGTGGCCCATGAAATCAATACCCCGCTCTTCGCAGCGCTGGGAACGGCCCAACTGATGGAGGCCGATCTCGATGACCAGGAATCGGGCGACGACCTGCGGACCATTATCCGTAATCTCCAGGCTATCGGGGATTTGACCAGGAAGATGGCGACCATGACCGGCTATCGGGGCAAGCAATACGTGGGTGAAACCCGCATCATCGACCTCGGTTGAGAAGGTTGGGCAGGATGAGAAACACCCGTTCAGCAAAGCGCAGGAACGGAAGTCGTAGTAAAAATCTATTTTTTTAACTCAGTGGAGGTGTATCGTGACAAAGAGACAGAGTTATTGGCTCATTGGCGGTTTGTTGGCACTCCTGATGATCGGAGTGCTCCAGGATCCGGCCTGGGCGGGCAAGCTTGAAGAGGCGATTGCCAGTGCGCCGCAAGGTACCGAACCGGGCCAGATCGACCCGAGTAAGCCCGCCGGATTCCTTGGTATTCCCGGTGGTCCCCAGGTGAATATGATCGTCGCTTTTCTGTGGGCCGTCTGGGTCGGCTGGATCTTCTCCACCGTCGGTGCCTTCGGTGGTGTCATGGCCGGTGTCGGCCACATGGGCGTGTTCGGGCTGGGCGATTATGCCAAGACCTTCAAACAGACTGCACCGACTCTCAATAAGAGCATCACCGACTCGATCCGTGGTTCGAACCAGTTCCTGGTTGGCTTTTCGGCATTGATCTCGTCATTCAACTATTACAAAATGGGCCGTTTAGTGGTGCCGCTGGCGATCGCTCTCGGGCTCGGTTCCATCGTCGGTGCCTGGGGTTCGGTGACCCTGTCGGCCGGTAAGATCTCATTCAGTGCCTACCAGGGTTACTTCGGCCTCTTTGTCCTGGCTCTGGGTGTGTATCTGTTCTGGGAAACCTCTCCGGCCGGCCAGGCCAACAAGAAGAAGGCGAAAGCGGCAGCCCAGGCGTTCGAGGCAACGGTGAAGAAGCAAAAAAGCGGGGAGAACATCGATACCGCCTCGCTTGGCGTCAAGGTCACCAAGATGTCCTTGACCCAGATCATGTTCACCTTTTACGGCGTCGAGTTTAAGTTCAACCCGCTCATTCCCTTTTTCGGTGGTGTCGTTATTGCGGCGATTGCCGCGTTTCTCGGCGTCGGCGGCGGCTTCCTGCTGGTGCCGTTTCTCACCAGTGTAGCCGAACTGCCCATGTACCTGGCGGCCGGAACATCGGCCCTGGCAGTTCTGATCAGCATGATCACCAGCATCATCACCCTGATCTCCAAAGGTGTTCAGTTTGACTGGGCGCTGATCGGACTGGAACTAGTCGGTATCGCCGTCGGTTCGGTCGTCGGCCCGCGTACCTCCAAATACTTCTCCGATATCTGGCTGAAGCGGTTGTTCATCGTGCTGGCCCTTTATGTCGGTATCGACTATGTTTTGCGTGGATTCTTCGGTATCCGGCTTGTCGGCTGATCGTTATCCCGCATGATGTGCTGTGAGCCCGGGTGGCAAAAAGAGTCACCCGGGCTTGTGAGGCTTATGGATCTACAATCCGTTCTGCATTTTTTCGATCCCTGGTTGATCGAACCGTATCGCTGGATGTCACCGGCGATTGCCGGTTATCTGTTGGGTACCGCCATACTGGCTGGCTACTGCGTCATTATCGGAGATCTCTCCGCCACGCTGGTGGCCTTTTTCAACCGCGGCTATCTCGCCAAACTGCGCCACGGCATGGAGCATCACCACAAGCTCTCCGAGGAGGCGTTGAAGCGCGGTGACAAGGAGAGCTACAAGGCCGTCAATCGTCAGGGGCTCGATTCTTTTGGTTATTCCTTTTCCATGGGAGCGGCGCTGTTCTGTGTGTCGATTTGGCCGATGCCCTTTGCCCTGGCCTGGATGAACCTGCGTTTCGCCGACGCACCACTGCCGTTGCCGGCCGGATTCCCGTTCTGGGGCGGCAAAGAGGTGCATTATTTCACCTCGTTCTTGCTTTGCTATATCCTCGTAAGAATCATCTACTCCCAGATCATGGGGCGGATTTCCTGGTATAACACCTGGAAATCAAAGGTTACCGGCTCCTATCCACAGCCCGGCACGACTGACTCCTGAAAACGATGAAAAACAGACCTGCACCGGCGTACGGGAGCAGGTCCCTGTCGTTGTCCACTTATGCGGGTGTGTGCGGTCACGTGGTGGATATGGATGGTGGCGATACGGTTTCGGTGCTGCGTGTCTGCGGCAGTTCAACGATAAAGACCGTGCCTGGTCCCCCGTTTTTGGGTTTGGGCAGATCGTCGGGGAAGAACGGCGGTGGCGGCGGGCTCAGGGCGGTGATGGTGCCGCCGTGGTCCTTGATGATGCCAATCGATACCGAGAGGCCCAGTCCGGTCCCCTTGCCCACCTGCTTGGTGGTGAAAAACGGATCGAACAGCTTGCCGAGATGGTGTTGGGCCACGCCCTTCCCGGTGTCCGCCACGCTGACTTCCAGTCGTTGCGTGTCGGGGAGCAGGCGTGAGCGAACGATGATCAGGCCGTCCTGACCGATGGCATCCGCCGCATTGTTCAACAGGTTGAGCCACACCTGGCGGAGCCGTTCTTTGTCACCGTGCAGCGTGGTTACTGCCGTGTCCGGCAGAAAAACCACCTTGATGCGATTGAGAAAAAAGGCGTGCTCCACCAGGTTGATGACCTCCTGCAGCGATTCGTTGATAGCGACCTCGCCGACCACCGATTGCGATTGTCGCGAATAGCCGAGCAGATCGGCGACGATCTTGCGGCACACCTTCGTCTGTTTTTCAATGGTCTTCAAGCCGTCGAGCAGCTCTTGGTCATGGATGTCGTCCATCAACAACTGGGTATATCCGAGAATAATACCCAAGGGGGTGTTGATCTCGTGGGCGACGCCGCCGGCCAGACGTCCCAGGTCCTCGAGTTTCTGGGACTGAATCAGCTGCTCCTGAAATTTTTTCAGCATGGTGATGTCCCGGGCGGTCAGCAGAATGCCCATGATACTGCCGTCCTGGTCGTGGACCGGGACCTTCACCACGTGGAACCAGTGGTGTTCCCCGGCCCGCTTGATCGACACCTCTTTGGCCAGCGGTTTGCCGGTGGCGAGGATCTCCCGGTCTTCTTCGGTGTTGCTTCGTGCTCGGGTTTCCGAGAAGATGGCAAAGTCGTTTTTACCGATAACGTCGGCCTCGGTCAGGCCGAAATAGTCGCAAAACGATTTTCCGGCGAAAGTGTAGCGCAGATCCCGGTCCTGCAACGTGATGAAATCCGGGGTAACATTGACGATGGTCTTCAGGATACCCTGCTGGCGGGCGATGGTCCGCTCCCGTTCGGTAAGTTCCTCAATGTGGTTTTTTACGGTGACGGCCATGGCATCGAAGGCCTCTGCCAGATCCTGCAACTCGTCGCCGAAATTGTGTCTGAAGACCGGGCACTGGCGGCAGCTTTCCATCTTGAACGGATATTCACCGACTTGGCAGTTGGGGCAGAGGGTTCCGGCCAGATACCAGCACCGTCGTTGTTTGTCTCCATAAGCCGGGCATTCTTGCCGGTGGCAATTCATGATCTGCCAGCAGTACTTGGCCAGGGTGGTGCCGGCGTGGACGTCGAGATTGCCGGTGACGATCTCTTCCACTGATGACCTGAGCCGGTTCAGGCGATGGGTGATGGTCCGGGCAAACCACAGGGACAGCATGACGCCGACGCCGACCACGGCCAGCGTGCTGACCAGGCTGGCCATTTGCTGGCGCTTGATCTGGGCGTCAATGGCGCTTCGTGACAGGCCTAGCCGGACCGTGCCGAGGGTATTGTTGCCGAGGGTGATCGGGGCGCTGAAGTCGTAGACCCGCCCTTGCTCGGTATCGAGCAGCAACGGGCGCCCTTCGCTCCTGGTGTCGCTGATACGGAGCAGATCGGTGGGGAATCCTCCGGCAAACGTGTGCGAAAGGACGTTGGCGCCGGCATCGGTGAGGAAGACGTAGAGGATGTCGTCGTACTGCCGTTGAGCATTGTCCAGAAGATTGCTCATCTGCAAAAAGTCCATGGCCAGCAGTGGTTCGGTTAAACGAAAGGCCAGGCCGGTGGTCATTGCCTTACCCCGCTTCTTTCCTTCTTCGAGCAACGCCTCCGAAGACATGGATGACAGGGTCAAGCCGATACCGATGCCGCAGAAGACGAGCATGCAGGTCATGCCCAGAGTGATCTTGGTCCGGAAACGCAGATTGTGCAGGAAACGGGTCAGGTCGCTAATCAAGGTTCAGCCCCACCTTTTGACTCAAGGTCCGGATTCGGTCGAAATCCTGATCATCGGATGGCACAAAGCCAATGAAGTTGGCGGCGTCAAGAATCGCCCGGTGCTGCGCGTTGTTCTGATAATCGAGGGCAAGCAGGGCGTTGCGAATCAGGTCGACCGTATCGGCGGAAAGCCTGGGGCTATGGGCATAGACCCACCCCGGGTACCAAGGCGAATGGTCGATTACCTTGAGCTGCCCAAGGTCGATTTTCCCGGCCACCACCTGCAGAGACCCCTCCCGAATCGAACCGATATCGTGCAGACCGGCATAGACGCCGAGAATGACATTCTCCTGGCGACCGCCGGCAAACACTACTTCACGGAAATCGTCGAGCCGCAGGCCGTGATCAAAAAAATGGCCGAGAGGAAAGAGGTATCCACCGGCCGAGGAGGGATCGACGGCCACCCATGATTTTCCCCGGCAGTCGGCAAGGCTGGTGATCCGGTCATTGTCTCTGCGGGCGATGATCTGCCCGCGGAACTCGGCACGACCGTTTTTTTCGATGATTCTGGCCATGGCCCGGGCCCCGTAACGATTGGCCAGCTTGACGTAGATGAACGGGTTGGAAAAGGAAACATCGATCTCTCCCTGGCCGAACATGCTCAGGTGATGATCGAAGGTATCGGGGAAGACCTGCCGCACGGGCAGGCCGGTCGCTTCGGAGAGATATTCGACCAGTTGATGATGTCGCTGGAAAGACTCGGTGTGGGAATATTGCGGCAAATAGGCGTAAGTGATGGCCGGCTGTCGCGGTTGAATGCTGATCTCCTGGCGTTTTTCCAGGGAAACGGTGATCGGTGGTTCATCCTCGCTGCAACCGACCAGCAGAAGCGAGGCGACGAGCAGCAACGAAAGGAGCAGACGACTGGTCATGTGAGTTGTTGGCAAAACGGCCGGCACCCTCCGCTGATGGCGGTTGCAAAGTTTTCTTATGTCACACAATCATCAGTATAGCCTGTCGGCGACCAATACAAAAGGGGTTCGTCCGATTCAAGCGTACGTCTCTACAACCGGGGAGGCGGAGGGTATCGCTGGAAAACGCCTCGCGGAGGCCCGTCGGCGCGCCACAGCAGGCCCGCAGGGTTGCGGACAGGACGTCCGCAACTGACAGCAGGCCATGGATGGCCTGTCTGTCAGCCGTGGCGTGACGGCGAAGGAGCCGAAGAGCAGCGTTTGGAAGCGATGCCCTTCGCCTTGTTCTTTGACGGTAACTCAAAAAAGTACGCTCAATCCGGATGAACCACAAAAGGTTCCAGTGCCGCCGGTTGATACAATACCCGGGTCAGTAGGGAAACAGCGGCGAGGGCGGTGGGGCAGGGTTTTCCGGCCGCTCATGAACCGACCGAGCTGCCGGGGGTCTTGTCAGGTGCCGGTTGACAGATCATAGGGTAACTGGATTCCGGGCCGATGACGTTTTTGTCCTGCGCAAAAAGCGGGGCGGAGGTGAGGTAGGCGGCGATGAGGCCGGCGACGCTGGTCAGGGAGCGGAGATGCGTCC encodes the following:
- a CDS encoding two-component system sensor histidine kinase NtrB, giving the protein MISDLTRFLHNLRFRTKITLGMTCMLVFCGIGIGLTLSSMSSEALLEEGKKRGKAMTTGLAFRLTEPLLAMDFLQMSNLLDNAQRQYDDILYVFLTDAGANVLSHTFAGGFPTDLLRISDTRSEGRPLLLDTEQGRVYDFSAPITLGNNTLGTVRLGLSRSAIDAQIKRQQMASLVSTLAVVGVGVMLSLWFARTITHRLNRLRSSVEEIVTGNLDVHAGTTLAKYCWQIMNCHRQECPAYGDKQRRCWYLAGTLCPNCQVGEYPFKMESCRQCPVFRHNFGDELQDLAEAFDAMAVTVKNHIEELTERERTIARQQGILKTIVNVTPDFITLQDRDLRYTFAGKSFCDYFGLTEADVIGKNDFAIFSETRARSNTEEDREILATGKPLAKEVSIKRAGEHHWFHVVKVPVHDQDGSIMGILLTARDITMLKKFQEQLIQSQKLEDLGRLAGGVAHEINTPLGIILGYTQLLMDDIHDQELLDGLKTIEKQTKVCRKIVADLLGYSRQSQSVVGEVAINESLQEVINLVEHAFFLNRIKVVFLPDTAVTTLHGDKERLRQVWLNLLNNAADAIGQDGLIIVRSRLLPDTQRLEVSVADTGKGVAQHHLGKLFDPFFTTKQVGKGTGLGLSVSIGIIKDHGGTITALSPPPPPFFPDDLPKPKNGGPGTVFIVELPQTRSTETVSPPSISTT
- a CDS encoding sulfite exporter TauE/SafE family protein, which codes for MIGVLQDPAWAGKLEEAIASAPQGTEPGQIDPSKPAGFLGIPGGPQVNMIVAFLWAVWVGWIFSTVGAFGGVMAGVGHMGVFGLGDYAKTFKQTAPTLNKSITDSIRGSNQFLVGFSALISSFNYYKMGRLVVPLAIALGLGSIVGAWGSVTLSAGKISFSAYQGYFGLFVLALGVYLFWETSPAGQANKKKAKAAAQAFEATVKKQKSGENIDTASLGVKVTKMSLTQIMFTFYGVEFKFNPLIPFFGGVVIAAIAAFLGVGGGFLLVPFLTSVAELPMYLAAGTSALAVLISMITSIITLISKGVQFDWALIGLELVGIAVGSVVGPRTSKYFSDIWLKRLFIVLALYVGIDYVLRGFFGIRLVG
- a CDS encoding GAF domain-containing protein, coding for MSDTPQQDRDRRYLLVFQQVTKLISMAHDPRAVMETIVSILPELLGSDACTIRLLDPDTDAFVLGAAAGVSREYLDRHDVDSAETMDLVSAGRPVATEDVATSPHRPFREAARREGVVSVLTLPISYQGKVTGIMRLLTRNRRVFSGEEIDFAHALAEQVGIALANASMFRQLEQQVDFLKEVQAISKMVNSTLDLDSILQTIVELLPRSLRAQGCTIRLLAPQSSRLELAASFGLSKRYLERGEVAGEENTVRALQGEPVAIANVEHDSRVLYHEHMRREGIKSLLAVPIKVSREVIGVIRILARERRTFGAAEINFASAVAEVGGAAIKNAATYRQITLLFNQIEEHEQFLGNIIDCIRPQLLVVDKNGHVVMANKAFLEANGKSEGEVLGMAYGQVCRTEDGEGSCPVPQVLVTGQMVSVVQSQVEEDGRHWYERSATPMRTNSGEVEYVIEVIRDLTAQRRLEEEQAERSKLEGVIELAGTVAHEINTPLFAALGTAQLMEADLDDQESGDDLRTIIRNLQAIGDLTRKMATMTGYRGKQYVGETRIIDLG
- a CDS encoding two-component system sensor histidine kinase NtrB — its product is MRSLSLLPAIGLDIVGSAANIVFSFLALHYARMLSRRQPDNFVWGYLFYVTFAIAAFTISRAVGHLVKQFLLIGGGDRIWHALSPFSGGFNTLFMISVAAVMIFYHKGVQAYEALEQEAGKLKDANSDLAAAASQLRDLNQNLEHKVEERTEELSRSERKFRHLFTASKDMVFFCEAGGRLVDMNDSGFEMLGYSRDDAKSLSLAVLFADATMVETYHRRLALDGYIKDLNVEMNRKDGSVISVLLSATALLEDNGRMSGSEAIAKDLTKVKVMLEQLASSEKMASIGQMAAGVAHEINTPLGIILGYTQLLMDDFPEGSEQHESLRVIERQTRASRKIVADLLKFSRQSGSTREDLDINEILSDVMAVTEHTLSLSHIDTHLERYPDVPRIIGDAEKLRQVFVNLINNAHHAMQEQGGHLFLRSSYDPQQEMVRVEVRDTGCGIPERHQPRIFDPFFTTKPVGQGTGLGLSVSYGIVHEHGGTISVQSPVADGQGTTAAGTRFIISLPAAGPQQGADLIKS
- a CDS encoding phosphate/phosphite/phosphonate ABC transporter substrate-binding protein, translated to MTSRLLLSLLLVASLLLVGCSEDEPPITVSLEKRQEISIQPRQPAITYAYLPQYSHTESFQRHHQLVEYLSEATGLPVRQVFPDTFDHHLSMFGQGEIDVSFSNPFIYVKLANRYGARAMARIIEKNGRAEFRGQIIARRDNDRITSLADCRGKSWVAVDPSSAGGYLFPLGHFFDHGLRLDDFREVVFAGGRQENVILGVYAGLHDIGSIREGSLQVVAGKIDLGQLKVIDHSPWYPGWVYAHSPRLSADTVDLIRNALLALDYQNNAQHRAILDAANFIGFVPSDDQDFDRIRTLSQKVGLNLD
- a CDS encoding response regulator; this translates as MAEILVLDDVLDATVLVGKILTKKGHTVHTFTEEEDALRHVEQNRVDLAILDIKLKKMSGIEVLAEMKKKNAEMRAIMLTGYPTVETAREAINLGAEEYCVKPIDRLELEEKVEKVLKNAAQPGGLRA